The following proteins are co-located in the Microbacterium sp. SORGH_AS_0888 genome:
- a CDS encoding bifunctional 2-polyprenyl-6-hydroxyphenol methylase/3-demethylubiquinol 3-O-methyltransferase UbiG has protein sequence MRWKNGRWRLATPDRVVLEDVIIPGVLAAGEVDHVLDIGVAWYTRNYPRLFRGIDYWSVDVDPAEAEHRRAHHHTLSATKLTDVFAHDTFDLVLCNGVIGWGLNRPEQVALGLDACAAVLRPGGWLVVGWNDVPGHRVEGLEEMLAARFDHAELPVLGADHYLTDTHYRHRYDFFRARS, from the coding sequence ATGCGGTGGAAGAACGGGCGGTGGCGACTCGCCACGCCCGATCGCGTCGTTCTCGAGGACGTCATCATCCCGGGTGTCCTGGCCGCCGGTGAGGTCGATCATGTCCTCGACATCGGCGTCGCCTGGTACACCCGCAACTATCCGCGGCTGTTCCGCGGCATCGACTACTGGAGCGTCGATGTCGACCCCGCGGAGGCGGAGCACCGTCGCGCGCACCACCACACGCTCTCGGCGACGAAGCTCACGGATGTCTTCGCGCACGACACCTTCGACCTCGTCCTGTGCAACGGCGTCATCGGCTGGGGGCTGAACCGCCCCGAGCAGGTTGCGCTCGGTCTCGACGCGTGCGCCGCAGTGCTGCGTCCGGGCGGGTGGCTCGTCGTCGGCTGGAACGATGTGCCGGGCCATCGCGTCGAGGGACTGGAGGAGATGCTGGCGGCCCGGTTCGACCATGCCGAGCTCCCGGTGCTGGGCGCGGACCACTATCTCACGGACACGCACTACCGTCACCGATACGACTTCTTCCGCGCGCGGTCGTGA
- a CDS encoding S1C family serine protease, protein MTGTVNSPRPRTRPWYRRTAPLACAAAGFALAGTLALGIPLATSAAVYAAASELTHSPAATGGTTEVLEPSRQGATGRQSTSQRVTQTPATAASASESTGVVLIDTALGYQDAAAAGTGMVLTSDGLVLTNNHVIEGSTEIRVTDPSNGLTYAATVVGTDVKDDVALLQLKDAADLPTVTIDNDNEAVGDAVTAVGNASGGGTLMAADGAITALQSSVTTQAEGTVAGETLHGMIQVSADVVPGDSGGALLDAQGEVVGMTTAASSGTAVTTAYAIPIEKALAIVDQIRAGDETDGVALGYPAFLGVSAAPGVSALPSTTTGALIGGVVDATPAATAGLEAGDTITAVDGRAVTGWTGLSQALAAHKPGDTVTLSWTDQQGVPATATVTLAAGPAA, encoded by the coding sequence ATGACCGGAACCGTGAACAGCCCCCGACCCCGCACGCGCCCGTGGTACCGGCGCACCGCGCCGCTCGCGTGCGCCGCCGCCGGATTCGCTCTCGCCGGCACGCTCGCGCTCGGCATCCCGCTGGCGACGAGCGCCGCGGTGTACGCCGCCGCGAGCGAGCTGACGCATTCCCCCGCCGCGACCGGCGGCACGACCGAGGTGCTGGAGCCCAGCCGGCAGGGAGCCACGGGAAGGCAGAGCACCTCGCAGCGCGTGACGCAGACGCCGGCGACAGCCGCGAGCGCGAGCGAGTCCACGGGCGTCGTCCTGATCGACACCGCCCTCGGATACCAGGACGCCGCGGCGGCGGGCACGGGGATGGTGCTCACGAGCGACGGACTCGTCCTCACGAACAACCACGTGATCGAGGGCTCGACCGAGATCCGCGTGACGGACCCGTCGAACGGGCTGACCTACGCCGCGACGGTCGTCGGGACGGATGTGAAGGACGACGTCGCGCTGCTGCAGCTGAAGGATGCCGCCGACCTCCCCACCGTCACGATCGACAACGACAACGAGGCGGTGGGCGATGCGGTCACCGCCGTCGGGAACGCGTCCGGCGGTGGCACGCTGATGGCGGCCGACGGAGCCATCACGGCGCTCCAGTCGAGCGTGACGACCCAGGCCGAGGGCACGGTCGCGGGCGAGACGCTGCACGGGATGATCCAGGTCTCGGCGGATGTCGTCCCCGGCGACTCGGGCGGGGCGCTGCTCGACGCGCAGGGCGAGGTCGTGGGCATGACGACCGCGGCCTCCAGCGGAACCGCCGTCACGACGGCCTACGCCATCCCCATCGAGAAGGCGCTCGCGATCGTGGATCAGATCCGCGCGGGGGACGAGACGGATGGCGTGGCGCTCGGCTACCCGGCCTTCCTCGGCGTCTCCGCAGCTCCCGGCGTCTCCGCGCTCCCCTCGACGACGACCGGGGCCCTGATCGGCGGGGTCGTCGACGCGACGCCCGCCGCGACCGCCGGTCTCGAGGCCGGCGACACCATCACGGCGGTCGACGGCCGGGCCGTCACCGGTTGGACCGGGCTCTCGCAGGCGCTGGCCGCGCACAAGCCCGGCGACACCGTGACCCTGTCCTGGACGGACCAGCAGGGCGTTCCCGCCACGGCCACGGTGACGCTGGCGGCGGGTCCGGCGGCCTGA
- a CDS encoding isochorismatase family protein, giving the protein MSKALFLVDVQNDFTEHGALGVEGGDAVARGISAFLAAHAGDYAIVVASRDWHDGDDDNGGHFSETPDFVDTWPVHCVGGTFGAEYDDGFDTAAVTHHLKKGQGKPAYSLFEGRTDDGRTAVQLLEEHGILEIDVAGIATDYCVRASALDALAAGRHVRVFTDLVAGVHPGSSDRALAEIAHAGGVLTASA; this is encoded by the coding sequence ATGAGCAAGGCACTGTTCCTCGTCGACGTCCAGAACGACTTCACCGAGCACGGGGCCCTCGGCGTGGAAGGAGGGGATGCGGTGGCCCGCGGCATCTCCGCCTTCCTGGCAGCGCACGCCGGTGACTATGCGATCGTCGTGGCCTCGCGCGACTGGCACGACGGCGACGACGACAACGGCGGTCATTTCTCCGAGACGCCGGACTTCGTCGACACGTGGCCCGTGCACTGCGTCGGCGGAACCTTCGGCGCCGAGTACGACGACGGGTTCGACACCGCCGCGGTGACGCACCACCTCAAGAAGGGGCAGGGCAAGCCCGCGTACTCGCTGTTCGAGGGGCGCACCGACGACGGGCGCACGGCCGTCCAGCTGCTCGAGGAGCACGGGATCCTCGAGATCGACGTCGCCGGCATCGCCACCGACTACTGCGTGCGCGCTTCCGCGCTCGATGCCCTCGCGGCCGGTCGTCACGTGCGGGTGTTCACGGATCTCGTCGCCGGCGTGCACCCCGGGTCCAGCGACCGCGCGCTCGCCGAGATCGCCCACGCGGGCGGCGTGCTCACCGCATCCGCGTGA
- a CDS encoding Lsr2 family protein: protein MAKKVTVELVDDLDGTPIAENGGGTVVFSLERRSYEIDLSDANLARLRDALQPFIDAGRVVSAGTAAPRARAARPAASSRDLGAVREWARANGHTVSDRGRVPASVIEAYDAAH, encoded by the coding sequence ATGGCAAAGAAGGTCACAGTCGAATTGGTCGATGACCTGGACGGCACGCCTATCGCCGAGAACGGGGGTGGCACGGTCGTCTTCTCCCTCGAGCGCCGCAGCTACGAGATCGACCTCTCCGATGCCAACCTCGCACGCCTCCGCGATGCCCTGCAGCCCTTCATCGACGCCGGTCGTGTCGTGTCCGCCGGCACGGCGGCGCCCCGTGCCCGTGCAGCGCGGCCCGCAGCCAGCTCGCGTGATCTCGGTGCGGTCCGTGAGTGGGCGCGCGCGAACGGCCACACCGTCTCCGACCGCGGACGGGTGCCGGCTTCGGTCATCGAGGCCTATGACGCCGCCCACTGA
- a CDS encoding WxL protein peptidoglycan domain-containing protein, with amino-acid sequence MNARRPLRSLRPALRRIGVAALAALAALLPALPAAAADGDVTWTVRTASNAFGADRTSFAYTVDPGGSVSDAIVIANHGQQPVDLKVYASDGFTSDEGQLSLRVSGEASQAVGAWIVPDASTVTVPAGQSATVPFTVRIPDNATPGDYAGGVVTSLTVPDAASGVNVDRRLGIRVDLRVGGALAPALAVEDMSVSWNGGLNPFAGGDATVTYTLHNTGNTVLSAQPAARVSGLFGLFGVDAAPGADIPQLLPGESWTTTMTAPGVPPVLALIAATTVTPLVKDAAGSVSPIDVVSGTAVGAAVPWTLLAIIVLLVLAAVLWRSRRRRRQALAAAQVDARVDEAVAKALEERERTTAGSRGD; translated from the coding sequence ATGAACGCACGTCGTCCCCTTCGAAGCCTCCGCCCCGCGCTCCGGCGCATCGGCGTCGCCGCGCTCGCCGCGCTCGCCGCCCTGCTCCCCGCCCTCCCCGCCGCGGCGGCGGACGGCGACGTCACCTGGACCGTCCGCACCGCGTCCAACGCCTTCGGCGCCGATCGCACGAGCTTCGCCTACACGGTCGACCCGGGCGGCTCGGTCAGCGACGCCATCGTGATCGCGAACCACGGTCAGCAGCCCGTCGACCTGAAGGTCTACGCCTCCGACGGCTTCACCTCCGATGAGGGGCAGCTCTCCCTCCGGGTGTCCGGCGAGGCGTCGCAGGCGGTCGGCGCCTGGATCGTCCCGGACGCGTCGACCGTCACGGTTCCCGCGGGGCAGAGCGCCACCGTCCCGTTCACCGTCCGCATCCCCGACAACGCGACGCCGGGGGACTACGCCGGCGGTGTCGTGACCTCCCTCACCGTCCCCGACGCCGCCAGCGGTGTGAACGTCGATCGGCGCCTCGGCATCCGGGTCGACCTGCGGGTCGGCGGCGCCCTCGCGCCCGCCCTCGCCGTCGAGGACATGTCGGTCTCATGGAACGGAGGACTCAACCCCTTCGCGGGCGGAGACGCCACTGTGACCTACACGCTTCACAACACCGGCAACACCGTGCTCTCGGCGCAGCCGGCGGCGCGCGTCTCCGGCCTCTTCGGACTCTTCGGCGTCGACGCGGCGCCGGGCGCCGACATCCCGCAGCTTCTTCCGGGCGAGAGCTGGACGACGACGATGACGGCCCCCGGCGTGCCCCCGGTGCTCGCCCTGATCGCCGCGACGACGGTCACTCCGCTGGTGAAGGATGCCGCGGGCTCCGTCTCGCCGATCGACGTCGTCTCGGGCACGGCGGTGGGTGCGGCGGTGCCGTGGACGCTGCTGGCGATCATCGTCCTCCTCGTCCTCGCCGCCGTGCTGTGGCGCAGCCGGCGACGTCGCAGGCAGGCGCTCGCCGCCGCCCAGGTGGATGCACGGGTCGACGAGGCGGTCGCGAAGGCGCTCGAGGAGCGCGAGCGGACTACCGCCGGCTCGCGCGGCGACTGA
- a CDS encoding MMPL family transporter: MSSRRRPTIDTTTRWIRIGIPVLLVLVWLVGGSIGGPYFGKVDEVSTNDQSSYLPSSADATKVSERLAAFTGGDTIPAIVVVVGDTALTDAQRAELAAVAADLAAVEGVAGDVSPAVISDDGRAAQIFVPLDADAEISTSVAQLRQVLADDLPAGLQGWVTGPAGFSADLVAGFLGIDGLLLLVALGAVFVILVVVYRSPLLPILVLVTATFALCVALLTVWWLAKAGVLVLNGQVQGILFILVIGAATDYALLYVARFREAIGGGAGRWTATVAAWRGAVEPILASGGTVIAGLLCLLLSDLATNRALGPIASIGIAFAVLSALTFLPALLALFGRVAFWPFIPRTGVADIPDDLTQRVRGLWPRQARLVARRARPIWIVSTIVLLIAAAGVLQLKADGVPASDLVLGASDARDGQNALAEHFPGGSGSPVYVIVPQDRLAQAATVLAADAGIDDVAVSAQDAPSGQATVTVEGGRAVLTSAIPGQPAPAATVSDGDVLLIATLAAEADSAAAADTVKALRAQLTDALGEGTALVGGVTATDVDTNDTSIRDRTLIIPIVLAVILVILMLLLRSILAPVLLILSVIVSFAAALGVSALVFTHVLGFPGADPAVPLYGFVFLVALGIDYNIFLMTRVREESLSHGTRRGILRGLVATGGVITSAGLVLAATFAALGVIPILFLAQLAVIVAFGVLLDTFVVRSLLVPALAYDLGRRIWWPSKLSRRERTLEP; encoded by the coding sequence ATGAGCTCTCGACGCCGCCCCACGATCGACACGACGACCAGGTGGATCCGGATCGGCATCCCCGTCCTCCTCGTGCTCGTCTGGCTCGTCGGCGGCTCGATCGGCGGACCGTACTTCGGCAAGGTCGACGAGGTGTCCACCAACGATCAGTCCAGCTACCTCCCTTCCAGCGCGGATGCGACGAAGGTCAGCGAGCGTCTCGCCGCCTTCACGGGCGGCGACACGATTCCCGCGATCGTCGTGGTCGTGGGGGACACGGCGCTCACGGACGCGCAGCGCGCGGAGCTCGCCGCGGTCGCGGCAGACCTCGCCGCGGTCGAGGGGGTCGCGGGCGACGTGTCACCCGCCGTGATCTCGGACGACGGGCGGGCGGCGCAGATCTTCGTCCCCCTCGACGCGGATGCCGAGATCTCCACGTCCGTGGCACAGCTGCGGCAGGTGCTGGCCGACGACCTGCCCGCTGGGCTCCAGGGCTGGGTCACCGGACCGGCGGGCTTCAGCGCGGACCTCGTCGCGGGCTTCCTCGGGATCGACGGGCTGCTGCTGCTCGTCGCCCTCGGCGCCGTCTTCGTCATCCTCGTGGTCGTGTACCGCTCGCCCCTGCTGCCGATCCTCGTGCTCGTGACAGCCACGTTCGCCCTGTGCGTGGCCCTGCTGACGGTCTGGTGGCTCGCGAAAGCCGGGGTACTGGTGCTCAACGGCCAGGTGCAGGGGATCCTGTTCATCCTCGTGATCGGTGCCGCCACCGACTACGCACTCCTCTACGTCGCACGGTTCCGGGAGGCGATCGGCGGCGGCGCCGGACGATGGACGGCGACGGTCGCCGCGTGGCGGGGCGCCGTCGAGCCGATCCTCGCGTCCGGAGGAACCGTCATCGCGGGTCTGCTGTGCCTGCTGCTGTCGGATCTCGCGACCAATCGTGCGCTCGGGCCCATCGCCTCCATCGGGATCGCGTTCGCGGTGCTGTCGGCCCTCACCTTCCTCCCCGCGCTCCTCGCGCTGTTCGGCCGGGTCGCGTTCTGGCCGTTCATCCCGCGCACCGGGGTCGCCGACATCCCCGACGACCTGACGCAGCGGGTGCGCGGCCTGTGGCCGCGGCAGGCGCGGCTCGTGGCGCGCAGGGCCCGCCCGATCTGGATCGTCAGCACGATCGTCCTGCTGATCGCCGCGGCCGGGGTCCTGCAGCTGAAGGCGGACGGGGTGCCTGCGAGCGACCTGGTGCTCGGCGCATCGGACGCGCGCGACGGGCAGAACGCCCTCGCCGAGCACTTCCCCGGCGGCTCGGGCAGCCCCGTCTACGTCATCGTGCCGCAGGACCGGCTCGCGCAGGCCGCCACCGTGCTCGCCGCCGACGCGGGCATCGACGACGTCGCCGTCTCGGCCCAGGACGCGCCCAGCGGGCAGGCGACCGTCACGGTCGAGGGCGGTCGGGCGGTGCTGACCAGCGCCATCCCCGGACAGCCGGCGCCCGCCGCCACGGTGTCCGACGGCGACGTCCTGCTGATCGCCACCCTCGCCGCCGAGGCCGACTCGGCGGCCGCGGCCGACACGGTCAAGGCCCTGCGTGCACAGCTCACCGATGCCCTCGGCGAGGGCACCGCACTCGTCGGGGGCGTCACCGCGACGGATGTCGACACCAACGACACCTCGATCCGGGACCGGACCCTGATCATCCCGATCGTGCTCGCGGTCATCCTCGTGATCCTCATGCTGCTGCTGCGGTCGATCCTCGCGCCGGTGCTGCTGATCCTCAGCGTCATCGTGTCGTTCGCGGCCGCCCTCGGAGTCAGCGCGCTGGTCTTCACCCATGTGCTGGGATTCCCGGGCGCGGATCCCGCCGTGCCGCTCTACGGCTTCGTCTTCCTCGTCGCGCTCGGGATCGACTACAACATCTTCCTCATGACCCGCGTGCGGGAGGAGTCGCTGTCGCACGGCACGCGACGCGGCATCCTGCGCGGGCTCGTCGCGACCGGGGGAGTGATCACCTCAGCGGGTCTCGTGCTGGCGGCGACCTTCGCGGCACTGGGCGTGATCCCGATCCTGTTCCTCGCGCAGCTCGCCGTCATCGTGGCGTTCGGCGTTCTGCTGGACACCTTCGTCGTGCGCTCGCTCCTCGTGCCGGCGCTCGCCTACGATCTGGGCCGGCGCATCTGGTGGCCCTCGAAGCTGTCGCGGCGGGAGCGTACGCTCGAGCCATGA
- a CDS encoding HupE/UreJ family protein, whose amino-acid sequence MIPVLARRSRALIVLAALLAAAVLVILPAQRASAHPVGTTGVFVTVQSDAVDVEMQIQKAGFVAATGYDIPTDQSALDAISANLMSFILHRVSVADSASTLSPEVSQQPEFRTVNGEDAIVTTIRFSAGRPITGKVTLHDDFIIDVVPGHQVYVALVSDWDNGQVAEGDPQVIGVLGGGVTDITLERTEQTPLHGFLSVVWLGMLHIAEGTDHLLFLSTLLIVAPSLAVRARRGFRWTQPIPLRRTILRATLVITSFTVGHLITLALVSLGVVSFPTKPVEVLVAVSIMVAAIHAVRPLLPRGELLIAGGFGLVHGTAFATTILDLNLGLGERLVAILGFNIGVELAQLCAAILVLPLLIWLSHARAYPAFRVTVAILAILAAVCWIVAIGTDGETVLQPVFDAVARFPIASYLVLVAVVGVLWLFTRRRAAAPAALGE is encoded by the coding sequence GTGATTCCTGTGCTCGCCCGGCGTTCTCGGGCCCTGATCGTTCTCGCGGCCCTGCTGGCCGCCGCCGTTCTCGTGATCCTGCCCGCGCAGCGCGCGTCTGCTCACCCCGTCGGCACGACGGGCGTGTTCGTCACGGTGCAGTCCGACGCGGTCGACGTCGAGATGCAGATCCAGAAAGCCGGATTCGTCGCCGCCACGGGCTATGACATTCCGACCGATCAGTCGGCACTGGATGCGATATCCGCAAATCTCATGAGCTTCATCCTGCATCGCGTCTCGGTGGCGGACAGCGCATCCACGCTCTCCCCCGAGGTTAGCCAGCAACCCGAATTCCGCACCGTGAATGGCGAGGACGCCATCGTCACGACAATTCGATTCTCGGCGGGCCGGCCGATCACGGGCAAGGTCACGCTGCACGATGATTTCATCATCGACGTCGTGCCGGGGCATCAGGTCTATGTCGCGCTCGTGAGCGACTGGGACAACGGGCAGGTCGCCGAGGGCGACCCTCAGGTCATCGGAGTGCTCGGCGGCGGCGTCACCGACATCACCCTCGAGCGCACCGAGCAGACCCCACTGCACGGCTTCCTCTCGGTCGTCTGGCTGGGAATGCTGCACATCGCGGAGGGCACCGACCACCTGCTGTTCCTGTCCACGCTGCTGATCGTCGCGCCCTCGCTGGCGGTGCGCGCCCGCCGCGGCTTCCGCTGGACGCAGCCGATCCCGCTGCGTCGCACGATCCTCCGCGCGACGCTGGTCATCACGTCGTTCACGGTCGGGCATCTGATCACGCTCGCGCTCGTGTCGCTCGGTGTCGTGTCCTTCCCGACGAAGCCCGTCGAGGTCCTGGTCGCGGTCTCGATCATGGTCGCGGCCATCCATGCCGTCCGGCCCCTGCTCCCCCGCGGCGAGCTGTTGATCGCGGGCGGCTTCGGCCTCGTGCACGGCACCGCGTTCGCCACCACGATCCTCGACCTGAACCTCGGGCTCGGCGAGCGGCTGGTCGCCATCCTCGGTTTCAACATCGGTGTCGAGCTCGCGCAGCTGTGCGCGGCGATCCTCGTGCTGCCGCTGCTGATCTGGCTCTCACACGCCCGTGCGTACCCGGCGTTCCGCGTCACGGTGGCGATCCTCGCGATCCTCGCCGCCGTCTGCTGGATCGTGGCGATCGGCACGGATGGCGAAACCGTGCTGCAGCCCGTGTTCGACGCCGTGGCGCGGTTCCCGATCGCTTCCTACCTCGTGCTCGTCGCTGTCGTCGGCGTGCTGTGGCTGTTCACCCGACGCCGGGCTGCCGCGCCCGCGGCGCTCGGCGAATGA
- a CDS encoding metallophosphoesterase family protein yields MLLAVPPRRTRRAATWLSAAAVTAALVLGGAIIVPAAASADTPASYTGLVLGVGADESQRVVSWYTTADSAQVVQLAPTQALVGGDFVASVTTFSATGAANVSTTGYNRHAVLTGLNENTQYSYRVGSDGNWSQTYSFKTQSFEGDFDFLFFGDPQIGSSGNTTKDGAGWADTLNVALTANPNAELLVSGGDQVETANTESQWDAFLAPDQLRQYPWAATIGNHDVGGKAYEQHFYTPNTDYSAAYYKDATKKSTTSGGDYWYIYKDVLFIDLNSNSYDSTSGGGDAAHVKYVTDVINAHGSEAKYKVLVYHHSIYSAADHAKDADNKVRRTDFPATFSQLGVDLVLQGHDHVYTRSYEIKDGVKANPNEQPGQNDVFVGEGGVIYMTANSSSGSKYYDITQPDSSGTSGAGNGADPLNPGNYWYDSVENQEHVRSYVKVQVKADKLVVEGVRSGTCDAPNGAVEAGRVSCGADGAGYTAPGGGVGSLIDSVTIHPYHGAGQDIQVDVPTAAPGEFGWTIDGHNGLVDMGTAQEQSNFFQATGSINPISVSDTRSSLAPWSLSGVLGDFTDGTKTFSGSFLGWSPKVAAAGAGAVAGSAIASGFDGGKGLSVSRVLGSAAQGHERGQAQLGADLDLKLPIDTAKGSYRATLTVTALAG; encoded by the coding sequence ATGCTTCTCGCAGTACCCCCACGGCGGACCCGCCGCGCGGCGACGTGGCTCTCCGCCGCAGCCGTGACGGCCGCTCTCGTCCTCGGCGGCGCGATCATCGTGCCGGCCGCCGCCTCCGCCGACACCCCCGCGTCCTACACGGGTCTCGTCCTCGGCGTCGGCGCCGACGAGAGCCAGCGCGTCGTCAGCTGGTACACCACGGCCGACAGCGCCCAGGTCGTGCAGCTCGCCCCCACCCAGGCTCTCGTCGGCGGTGACTTCGTCGCATCCGTCACGACCTTCTCGGCCACCGGCGCGGCGAACGTCTCGACCACCGGCTACAACCGCCACGCGGTGCTCACCGGCCTGAACGAGAACACGCAGTATTCCTACCGCGTCGGCTCCGACGGCAACTGGTCGCAGACCTACTCGTTCAAGACGCAGTCCTTCGAGGGCGACTTCGACTTCCTGTTCTTCGGCGACCCGCAGATCGGCTCCTCGGGCAACACGACCAAGGACGGCGCCGGCTGGGCCGACACCCTCAACGTCGCGTTGACCGCGAACCCGAACGCGGAGCTTCTCGTGTCGGGCGGCGACCAGGTGGAGACCGCGAACACGGAGTCCCAGTGGGATGCGTTCCTCGCGCCCGACCAGCTCCGCCAGTACCCGTGGGCGGCCACGATCGGCAACCACGACGTGGGCGGCAAGGCCTACGAGCAGCACTTCTACACGCCGAACACCGACTACTCGGCGGCGTACTACAAGGACGCCACCAAGAAGTCGACCACGTCGGGCGGCGACTACTGGTACATCTACAAGGACGTGCTGTTCATCGACCTGAACAGCAACAGCTACGACTCGACGTCCGGCGGCGGCGACGCGGCGCACGTGAAGTACGTGACCGACGTCATCAACGCGCACGGCTCCGAGGCCAAGTACAAGGTCCTCGTCTACCACCACTCGATCTACTCCGCGGCCGACCACGCGAAGGACGCCGACAACAAGGTCCGTCGCACGGACTTCCCGGCCACGTTCTCCCAGCTCGGCGTCGACCTCGTGCTCCAGGGCCACGACCACGTGTACACCCGCAGCTACGAGATCAAGGACGGCGTGAAGGCCAACCCGAACGAGCAGCCCGGCCAGAACGACGTGTTCGTCGGCGAGGGCGGCGTGATCTACATGACCGCCAACTCCTCGTCGGGGTCGAAGTACTACGACATCACCCAGCCCGACTCGTCCGGCACGAGCGGCGCCGGAAACGGTGCCGACCCGCTCAACCCCGGCAACTACTGGTACGACTCGGTCGAGAACCAGGAGCACGTGCGCAGCTACGTCAAGGTCCAGGTCAAGGCCGACAAGCTCGTCGTCGAAGGCGTCCGCTCCGGAACCTGCGACGCGCCCAACGGTGCCGTGGAAGCCGGTCGGGTGAGCTGCGGCGCGGACGGCGCCGGCTACACGGCTCCCGGCGGCGGGGTCGGATCGCTGATCGACTCCGTCACGATCCACCCGTACCACGGTGCGGGTCAGGACATCCAGGTCGACGTGCCGACGGCCGCCCCGGGCGAGTTCGGCTGGACGATCGACGGACACAACGGCCTCGTCGACATGGGGACGGCGCAGGAGCAGTCGAACTTCTTCCAGGCGACCGGCTCGATCAACCCCATCAGCGTCTCCGACACCCGGTCGTCGCTCGCGCCGTGGTCGCTCAGCGGTGTGCTGGGCGACTTCACGGACGGGACCAAGACGTTCTCGGGCAGCTTCCTGGGCTGGTCCCCGAAGGTCGCCGCCGCGGGAGCGGGCGCCGTCGCGGGCAGCGCGATCGCCTCGGGCTTCGACGGCGGCAAGGGCCTCTCGGTCAGCCGTGTGCTCGGCTCCGCCGCGCAGGGCCACGAGCGCGGTCAGGCCCAGCTGGGCGCCGACCTCGACCTGAAGCTGCCGATCGACACCGCGAAGGGCAGCTACCGCGCGACCCTCACGGTGACCGCTCTGGCCGGCTGA
- a CDS encoding LPXTG cell wall anchor domain-containing protein: MTRRHTAAAALTLFALSSALLPTGPALAAEPPSGDAAPGGSMIITVVVPARSAAAEPATPAPPGTATGSLPATGGDAAALWAAALAAVGALALGGGAVGLSRRASRR, encoded by the coding sequence ATGACAAGACGGCACACCGCCGCCGCCGCCCTCACGCTGTTCGCGCTGTCGTCGGCGCTGCTGCCGACGGGCCCCGCTCTCGCGGCGGAGCCCCCGAGCGGCGACGCCGCGCCCGGGGGCTCCATGATCATCACCGTCGTCGTGCCCGCCCGCTCGGCGGCCGCCGAGCCCGCTACGCCTGCCCCACCCGGGACGGCGACGGGATCGCTCCCGGCGACGGGAGGGGATGCGGCCGCTCTCTGGGCCGCCGCGCTCGCCGCCGTGGGCGCCCTTGCCCTCGGCGGCGGAGCGGTGGGACTCAGTCGCCGCGCGAGCCGGCGGTAG